Proteins co-encoded in one Streptomyces roseochromogenus subsp. oscitans DS 12.976 genomic window:
- a CDS encoding glutamate ABC transporter substrate-binding protein, producing MYAKRVRAALRGWGGVGAMAVLCALALAFVLLLPCTQRTPHAPGRGGQAVADGVQARAGDCTAADAQNQTLSPSGADGPTIDAIKSRTGAKRKLIVGVDQNSYHWGYRNPNTEGAELEGFDIDLVHRIAQDILGDPDAVQFKAIPTSQRISAIQDGRVDMVVRTMTITCERLAQVAFSAPYFKTGQQVLAPKSSSISGYNSTLAHKKVCTAAGSTAHTKLDADRKAGTLPASTDISTTVPNQLDCLVRLQLGEVDAVVTDGALAASQAAQDPTVELKGAAFTTEYYGVAMKKDASDLVRRVNRVLVDYRANGWQASYDTWLSATLGKDSGPSEPPAPQYLRTS from the coding sequence ATGTACGCGAAGCGTGTACGGGCCGCCCTGCGGGGCTGGGGCGGGGTCGGCGCGATGGCGGTGCTGTGCGCGCTGGCGCTGGCGTTCGTCCTGTTGCTGCCGTGCACCCAGCGGACCCCGCACGCTCCGGGGCGCGGCGGCCAGGCCGTCGCCGACGGTGTGCAGGCACGGGCCGGGGACTGCACCGCCGCCGACGCCCAGAACCAGACCCTGTCGCCGTCCGGCGCGGACGGCCCGACGATCGACGCGATCAAGTCCCGTACGGGCGCCAAGCGCAAGCTGATCGTCGGCGTCGACCAGAACAGCTACCACTGGGGCTACCGCAATCCGAACACCGAGGGCGCGGAGCTGGAGGGCTTCGACATCGACCTGGTGCACCGGATCGCACAGGACATACTCGGCGACCCGGACGCGGTGCAGTTCAAGGCGATTCCGACCAGCCAGCGGATCTCCGCGATCCAGGACGGGCGGGTGGATATGGTCGTACGGACCATGACGATCACCTGCGAGCGGCTGGCCCAGGTCGCGTTCTCGGCGCCCTACTTCAAGACCGGGCAGCAGGTGCTCGCGCCCAAGTCGTCCTCGATCAGCGGCTACAACTCGACGCTGGCGCACAAGAAGGTGTGCACGGCGGCCGGTTCGACGGCGCACACCAAGCTGGACGCCGACAGAAAGGCCGGCACCCTGCCCGCCTCCACCGACATCTCCACCACCGTCCCGAACCAGCTGGACTGTCTGGTCCGGCTGCAACTGGGCGAGGTGGACGCGGTGGTGACCGACGGCGCGCTCGCCGCGAGCCAGGCCGCGCAGGACCCGACCGTGGAGCTCAAGGGCGCGGCGTTCACGACCGAGTACTACGGAGTGGCGATGAAGAAGGACGCCTCCGATCTGGTACGCCGGGTCAATCGCGTTCTGGTGGACTACCGCGCGAACGGCTGGCAGGCGTCGTACGACACCTGGCTGTCGGCGACACTGGGAAAGGACTCGGGCCCGTCCGAACCGCCCGCACCGCAGTATCTGCGGACGAGTTGA